The Polypterus senegalus isolate Bchr_013 chromosome 1, ASM1683550v1, whole genome shotgun sequence genomic sequence TTGATAGCAGTAAGGCAATTAACGCTGATTGTGCTGGTGGCTTCACTCAGTCAGGCCAGACAAATCCTGCATCCCAATATAATGAACACATTAAAGAAGAGGCCTGGCCACCCACGTTTATTTTACCAGCAAGTGCATTCCTAACAAGCAGTCCTGTTTGTTCTGAACTGAAAACTAGGATTGTAGGAAATTTGTCATGTGTTAAAAAACAAGCAGTGGGTCAAATCCCATCTCCCCAGAGTCTAATCTTAGAACAATTAAGGGACCACTTAGGACAACCAAGTGAAAGGAATAGCAGCTCTGCTTTAGTTGTAAAACAAACTGCATTACTTGAAAAATCCATGGCAGAAAATGCAGTTTCTGCTAAGTCTTCATCAAAAATTTCCAAGAAGCCTTCTATTTCCGCCAGAGGCCTtaagcagacagacattggagTTTTCTTTGGGTTAAAACCTCTAaaggaaaaagcaacaaaaataccTGAGGAAAATCCTGTTTTAATAAGTAAGAGTAGTTGTTTGGGAAGCAAGCTAAaaccaaggaaaagaaaatcttccACTCAAGAGGAAAAACTTTTAACAACCAAAGAATACAGGAGCACTGGTTCACAGTCTGTCCAAAAAAATGAAGGCCAGCCTGACAAAAGGAAGAGGTTTAAGAGAGGAGTCCAAGAAACAGCAGGCAGCGAAGTTGCTGCTCTTGGCAAGCGGTGTCCTTTCTACAAAAAAATTCCTGGTGAGATTTTAGCTTTCTTGTGGTAACTTACAACCTAAATCACccaatttttaaatttgatttgaatCCAGTTAAAAATGTTGTAATGCTGTATAGAACTGTGGAAAAATGAGAATTCTTAATTTGAATATTTACCTTGGTTTTCTCATACTGGTTTTGGATTTCCTATAAGGAAAacttttggttatttttgtttttactgtattaCAAGGTATTGTGATTCTTAGAATATCTGGCTTTATGGCATATAACCCCATGTGAGAAAAGACAGCAGCCACTTAAAGATAACTAAAGTTTACATTCCTGATAACACACCATGTGTATgtgcatgtataaatttatatagtaCATCGTTATTGCATGTATCTTTTAAATTTTAGTACTACTTTGATATTGTAGTATTTCGGTAACCTATAATGAAGTGTACTGAATGTAAACTATTTTAAACAGAACTGTTACATTTTACTTTTGATGTAGCACAGGAAATAAGTTTTGCAATTATAAAGTTTAGATGAGGGactaaagtaaaaaatgtacattttatttctagGTATTTCagcacacatttaattttttttttttcttttaatgatacTACATACGTATGTACAGACATGCTCATATCCCCCTGTCCGTTTTAAATTGCTGATGTACACAGAAAATAGACCACTTTTGACTTCACTGCCAGGATATATATGGAGAACACTGGATGTGCTAATTCTTGTTGGggcatatttattttacttttatgggAGTCAGATgtgatatttaaatgttttgtattttttttctgcatttgttcAACTTCCCctagaaaaaacaaaagtgttatgCTAATTACATAGATACAGTATCTGTAAATCATGTCAACGTTGGAATGCCGTATGTTAGTgtcatgttttgttatttaaatgtacCAGAAACTTTTACTTGCATGTCTACTCAGgacagtgataataataatatcccAACAATGGTGATAATATACTAACAAAGATGGACACACACAAAAGTATGTAGAGCGTACAGGCTAGCACATGTATACGTACACTAACtttcaaaagtttggaatcacttttaatattttcatattcatatacattttttttttttttttaaatcaaggtataaagtccaaaatgtagatGCTGAGGTGGGTGCAAAggctggttaggtgaattggagatcctaaattgtccctagtgggtgcttggtgtgcatgtgtgtgtgacctgcggtgggctgggattttttgctgccttgcgccctgtgcaggctgggattcgctccagcggacccccatgaccctgtgttgggatgtagcaggttggCAGATGGCTGATATTCTCTCTATTTCCACAAGCTTCCCCAAGGTTACATTACATCACTGGTGCCAAGTTAATTTACTGTGAGTTTAACGTTTAACTCTGTCTGTTTTGCAGGAACTACGTTTGTTGTGGATGCTTTTCGGTATGGTGTTATTGAAGGGTGTACTGGATACTTCCTAACTCATTTTCATTCAGACCACTATGATGGTCTCAAGAAGAGTTTCCAGTGTCCTATTTATTGTAACAAAGTAAGTTTGACATTTTATAATTCTTCTTCTATAGAAAAATTGTTTCTAAATGTTTGGAAGGGATGaacacattttgtttcttttgttttgtattttgtgttaccTGTGTATTTCTTAAAAACTTTAGCCATAACAGTGTtaagaaaattacataatttacaCCGATCAGCCATAACTTTAAAACCCTTTTGTCAAGAAAACAGCTGTGACCCgtcgaggcatggactccacaaggcCTCTGAATTTGTCCTGTGGTAGCAGCTGATCATTTAAGACCTATAAAATGTGAGGTGGagcctccatggatcagacttgtttttccagtacATCCCACAGTTGCTTGATTGGTCAAGTCAACGTCGAACTCATTCATCAAGCCATTCCAAAACAATTTTTGCATTGTGGCAGGGTAAATTATGGGAATACCGTTACCATGAAGAGTTGTACATGGTCTGCaaaatgaatgccaggacccaaggtttcccaacaGAACATTTTCCAGAAAATCACACTGCACATGCTGGCTTGTCATGTTcctatagtgcatcctgctgccaacTCTTCCCCAGGTAATCAACACTCATACACCTGGCCATCCacatgattttaaaagaaaatgtgattcatcagaccaggccacctccgttcattgctccatggtccagttctgactgCCACGTGGTGAACAGGGggcagcatgggcactctgactgttCTGGGTTTATGTAGAAAGCCACACTGCActttgtgttctgacacctttctctcatggcaaGCATAAAGTTTTCAGCGGTTTGTACTACAGTCCCACAGACAGGCTAGCCATTGCTCCCCACATGCCTCATGCCGGTTCACTGGTTGTGCCTCTTTAACcccttttggtaggtactaacctcTGTATACTGGGAATATcccacaagacctgctgttttggagatgctctgacacTGTTGCCTAGCCACtacaatttggcccttgttaaagtcactcagatccttatccTTGCTCATTTTTCCTGCTTTTAAAACATctccttcaagaactgactgctcACTTTCTGCCTAATTTATCCCATGCCTTGACGGGGACCACTGTAGCGAGATAATCAATGGTATTCACCTGTCAGTgggtttaatgttgtggctgatcagtgtaagTTTTATTATTGACCTCCAGCTCACTGAATGCAAGCCTTGAGTGAAACGTTCAGCTCAATACATTACTGAACAAGACAGCGCAGAAAATGTAGTGTTTTCCCTATCCATTTCATTATGAGCCCACagtgaaaactgaattttttgaGAGTCATATTCAACAAGCCAAATACTCTGGGTAGTTTATGTCTGCTTAGTCCAATTTAGGCTGATAAGgaataaaaacaatatacagtactgtattgccATAAAAATAAGTGGCTTGGAGGATCACGTAATAGCATTCAAGAAGACATAGATGAGGTGACAGCATATTTTAAAGTCTTTGGTTTTAAGAAAATCTGGTATTATAACAATATTAGCTCTTGTGACATCCATAATCCCTTTCAATAAGTACAAATAGATTTTTCAAGATACTTTCCAATGAGATGCTAGACTCATTTATTAAAAGTCCTTCCCTCAAATTGATGTGTGGTGATTATAGAAGAAAAATTAACCTTGTGGCATTTGTTGGAAgatttttcattaaagaaatgtatAGGAATTATGCATGACTTGAACTTAATGCCCTCATTTTCATTAGAGCTGAGCAATGCCCTGTGTTCAGATTACAGGCAATTTGGTGAAAAGCAAGCTTCGAGTAGATGAGCAGTATGTGAACATCCTGCCTATGAATGTGGAATGCAGTGTGGATGGAGTCAAGGTTGTACTGCTCGATGCCAATCAGTGAGTATTGATGCTTTGGTTGTGTCTCCTCAAATGATAACATATTTACTGCACTGCACACATTTACTATCATGCTATTAAAGAGTAGACTAATTTTCCAATATGTTTTTGCAATTTAGAattttgtggtggtgttttaaaatatttcatgtttcTAATTACAATTTTGTTCACATACAATAAATTCAAGTAGACTTCGCATATGTCGTATGGTAAAAAGCATATTCCATTTTTGCATACTGTTTTTCACATTTCTCTCATTAATTACAAGAAGGAACATTACTTTTGACGATGTAACTATGAGTCTGATTATCTTTGTTGGATTATCCCCTCTTTAGTAGCATCCATCCCACCTTAACAGTAATTGTCTTATTTCTTAGTTGTCCCGGAGCAGCAATGCTGCTTTTCCATTTGCCAAACAGAACAACTGTGTTACACACTGGTGATTTCAGGGCAGACCCTTCAATGGAAAAAGACCCTGTGTTAATGAACACCAAAGTACAAACGCTGTACCTGGATACGACGTGAGTAAAGCAGTTACAGATTCTGAGAAATGTGTAGGATCCAGTGTACTGATGAAAGAGAAGTATATTTCAAAAGCTATCGACTTTAAggacctgtatgtgtgtgtgtttgttttatgaTATTAAAGGTACTGCAGTCCTGAGTACACTTTTCCAGCTCAACAGGAGGCCATTAATTTTGCTGCTACAGTTGCTTTTGAAACATTAACCCTCAACCCAAAAACCCTTGTGGTTTGTGGAACATACTCTGTCGGGAAAGAGAAGATATTCTTGGgtaagagaacaaaaaaaaatgtttgttattcaTCCAATTGTATGTTTGTGATTTGTATTCTGAAATATtcaccattttaaaaagaaaagtaccAAACATTGTCTGTTGTGCAGTGTTAAATTATCCTTGGCCTTGAAACTTCTGTAACTATGCTTATATGGAAGTTTGTTTATAAGTGATCAGATTACATTTTGACTTGTCTCATTATTACCCATTATGCTTAAATTTGATTCTTTGGGTCCTTTTTAAATCTGCATTTTACTTGAACAGACTTTAGATTCATTCTGaatgcttaaatatataaagtttaCAAAATCGCGAAATGAACATTGTCTATATTATATTCAAGTATATGCCTGTCTTTGCTTACATGCTTAACACACTCTTTAAAGTTAACAGGTAATGCACAATAATCAAACACACATATGTGATATTGTTGCTCCAAAACATGTATCTATTATGCTGGACAAATCATTTACATAAAACCTCCCTGAATTATaactcctgtggtgggctggtgccctgcctggggtttgtttcctgccttgcgccctgtgttggctgggattggctccagcagatccccgtgaccctgtagttaggatatagcgggttggataatggaaggatggaattATAACTCAAACCAGAGTTTTGTCAGAAAATTATATTAAATGCTGACAAAACTTTCTGTGGGGCAAACTATTAATGCATAATAAATCACTTGGAAAATGTTATAAACTAGTAAACAAATGTATAAAGCTAGAAAAGAACCAACGTCTGATTctaaaaatgtttgcaatgtaAATCTGCTACCACTATGAATATCCAGGACTCGGACACAGCACTGTTGGTTTACACAGCTTTAATTGTATTTGTGCATaatattgtaatatacagtatttacagaatatatatatatatatatatatatatatatatattttttttttcccctttccagtTCTGATTTGCTTATATCTAGAAAATCttagtttattgtttttgtactgaCCCTAAGAGGTGAGAATTACTTTTCATTCATGTTCATTATGATTCAAGGCTAAGTTCGTCATCAGTATGGattccagtgaaattcttacttgcatcttACTTGTCTGAAAAAGCGTGAATCATGTCTCATGATCAGTAAACGGTAATAATCAAACTGAGACCttactgtaatttatttaaagtaatttgtttaaaaagtaaCCTGACAGTTTTGACGGTAAGGGTTGCACAAACAACCATTAAAAGCTAAAGGAGAATGGCTGCTATATACAGTAAGGTAAATGTATGGCCTCATTCTAGTCCTACCAGTACCTCACCTTGATTAATGTGGTTTGCTAGTGATCTTGGTTTTTTAATGATGTTAGTGGTATTTGGTTTAAGGTCACAGGAGGTGCAAGACCTGGCATCCCAAGTTTTTCCCAGATTTCCACACCACTTTGACTGTATCTTCTTAATGGTATTAGTCTGACTTCCCACCcacctatccagggtttgttaaACAGATTCCTCAATTTACCTCAACATGTGTTTTAGCATTCACCATGGAACCAGTTTTCCTGATTTAAGCTTCTATCATCTTAGGAAATAATGTGATCCCTTCTGAAAGTCATTTCGACAGTGCCTCCTTCAAAATTTCTGCCCATCACTTTACAGTCGACAAACCAGTCCAGTTCTTTATTGTAGTTTTAATTGCCTTCGCAGTATCACTCTTAGGAGATTTTAATTTCCTAGTGGAAATACTTTTTGTTGTTCACAGCAGAGGATGCAGCCTTATGGTAACACATGGAAGGTATACTATGCATCCTTTCACATGTAAGCTTGCTGCTAAATGTCATTTCTCCTGCTCCATCTAGAGGTGGTCTGTACCTTG encodes the following:
- the dclre1a gene encoding DNA cross-link repair 1A protein isoform X2; the encoded protein is MNCPEDVMDSAEDEIWNYKSKRKLKSGNVKVIEKCTLVPNRKEKNPNIISKKYGNVSVAQKLSKSRSSQICISTSCNNQDQVDPQSADRWTSPSEPGEHSANVQEEQSFRSSKTVYEGFCPSCQVPFSVLSVQTPEWHVAECLENPVHENVNECPDGLKCTSTKPDHFRRYTHFQLAHSRAAGDKTSFVFESLQESLASTSSCSIQSIHDSPLKKEAIVKLNDTTTSIKSNALLLLRSPSKLDIKKKAKKNSSPRAFKKRTTKLVDNCDLIGSQGSGVSQLSQNHSQPNESSGPDCHNLLIKPANSSLLKEDDISYSPLCSDAEEQLSELSSKGLPLVKSNTATIKKNFLDIQDTNSTSDQHCQISNSQSDSSAPDLWNEDLSDDLFLDCFTQSPLEGFDSSKAINADCAGGFTQSGQTNPASQYNEHIKEEAWPPTFILPASAFLTSSPVCSELKTRIVGNLSCVKKQAVGQIPSPQSLILEQLRDHLGQPSERNSSSALVVKQTALLEKSMAENAVSAKSSSKISKKPSISARGLKQTDIGVFFGLKPLKEKATKIPEENPVLISKSSCLGSKLKPRKRKSSTQEEKLLTTKEYRSTGSQSVQKNEGQPDKRKRFKRGVQETAGSEVAALGKRCPFYKKIPGTTFVVDAFRYGVIEGCTGYFLTHFHSDHYDGLKKSFQCPIYCNKITGNLVKSKLRVDEQYVNILPMNVECSVDGVKVVLLDANHCPGAAMLLFHLPNRTTVLHTGDFRADPSMEKDPVLMNTKVQTLYLDTTYCSPEYTFPAQQEAINFAATVAFETLTLNPKTLVVCGTYSVGKEKIFLGSVYAFK